One part of the Chloracidobacterium sp. genome encodes these proteins:
- a CDS encoding oxidoreductase, with amino-acid sequence MSDSPQTWFITGVSTGFGLELSKLLLQQGRIVAGTARRPEDLAAFEALAPGRAHAFRLDLTEPHTIAPLVEQVIERLGHVDVVVNNAGYGTAGAIEEVTDEQIRRQMEVNFFGALAVMRAFLPHMRARRRGWILNLSSIAGVIANPGLGLYCASKFALEAVSEALAKEVAPLGVKVVIIEPGPFRTDFAGRSLAVAPVIPDYEATAGVMRRYFAQADGKQAGDPVKAARAMIELVGMSDPPLRLAMGNRAVDLIRSKLESQLAELAKYEAWARSLDYDASE; translated from the coding sequence ATGAGCGATTCACCACAGACATGGTTTATCACCGGCGTTTCAACGGGCTTTGGATTGGAGCTTTCCAAACTACTTCTTCAACAAGGTCGCATCGTCGCGGGCACAGCGCGCCGCCCGGAAGATTTGGCGGCGTTTGAGGCCCTTGCGCCCGGCCGCGCGCATGCCTTTCGCCTTGACCTGACCGAACCACACACCATCGCGCCGCTAGTCGAACAGGTCATCGAACGGCTTGGTCACGTGGATGTCGTCGTCAACAACGCCGGTTACGGCACGGCCGGCGCGATTGAAGAAGTCACTGACGAGCAAATCCGCCGCCAGATGGAGGTCAACTTCTTTGGTGCGCTAGCCGTGATGCGGGCGTTTCTGCCGCACATGCGCGCGCGACGCCGGGGCTGGATTCTCAATCTATCTTCCATTGCCGGCGTCATCGCCAATCCGGGGTTGGGTCTCTACTGCGCGAGCAAATTCGCGCTCGAAGCCGTTTCCGAAGCCCTTGCGAAGGAAGTCGCGCCGCTCGGCGTCAAGGTCGTCATCATCGAGCCGGGGCCGTTTCGGACGGACTTCGCCGGACGGTCGTTGGCCGTTGCGCCGGTCATCCCAGACTACGAAGCGACGGCTGGCGTGATGCGTCGGTATTTCGCGCAAGCTGACGGCAAGCAGGCCGGCGATCCGGTCAAGGCGGCGCGTGCAATGATTGAACTGGTTGGCATGTCCGACCCGCCGCTGCGCTTGGCGATGGGCAACCGCGCCGTGGACCTCATTCGCAGCAAACTTGAAAGCCAACTGGCCGAGCTGGCTAAGTATGAAGCGTGGGCCCGCTCGCTCGACTACGACGCTTCCGAATAA
- the gap gene encoding type I glyceraldehyde-3-phosphate dehydrogenase gives MAVKVGINGFGRIGRNVLRTALGHSEIEFVAVNDLTDSKTLAHLLKYDSILGNLTNHTVAAPDEDTITVDGHPIRVFKVRNPAEIDWAATGAQIIIESTGLFTNKDKAVGHLRGTVKKVIISAPAKNEDLTIVLGVNESAYDPAQHHVVSNASCTTNCLAPVAKVIHEAFGIERAIMTTVHSYTNDQRILDLPHEDLRRARAAALSMIPTKTGAAQAVELVMPELKGKFDGIAVRVPTPNVSLVDVTFQVAKATDKAGVNAALREAADGALKGILGYSEEPLVSIDYRGDDRSSIVDGSFTRVIGGHLVKVLSWYDNEWGYSCRVRDLIKFMAEKGI, from the coding sequence ATGGCAGTCAAAGTCGGCATTAACGGGTTTGGCCGCATCGGTCGCAATGTGCTTCGGACGGCGCTCGGCCACAGCGAGATTGAGTTCGTCGCTGTCAACGACCTGACGGATTCCAAAACTCTTGCACATTTGCTCAAGTACGACTCCATCCTCGGTAATCTTACCAACCACACGGTCGCCGCGCCCGACGAGGACACGATCACGGTGGATGGACATCCGATTCGTGTGTTTAAGGTGCGCAACCCTGCCGAAATTGACTGGGCTGCAACAGGGGCGCAAATCATCATCGAATCCACCGGGTTGTTTACCAACAAGGACAAGGCTGTTGGGCATTTGCGCGGCACGGTCAAGAAGGTCATCATTTCCGCGCCGGCCAAGAACGAAGACCTGACCATCGTGCTGGGCGTCAATGAGTCCGCCTACGACCCGGCGCAGCATCACGTGGTCTCAAACGCCTCCTGTACGACCAACTGTCTTGCGCCGGTGGCGAAAGTGATTCACGAGGCGTTTGGTATCGAGAGAGCCATCATGACGACCGTACACAGCTACACAAACGACCAGCGGATTCTCGATTTACCGCATGAAGACCTGCGGCGGGCGCGGGCGGCGGCGCTTTCGATGATTCCGACCAAAACGGGCGCGGCGCAGGCGGTGGAACTCGTTATGCCGGAACTCAAGGGCAAGTTTGACGGTATCGCCGTGCGTGTGCCGACGCCGAACGTCTCGCTCGTGGATGTGACGTTCCAAGTGGCGAAAGCGACCGACAAGGCCGGCGTCAACGCGGCGTTGCGCGAGGCGGCGGACGGGGCGCTCAAGGGCATTCTGGGCTATTCAGAAGAGCCGCTGGTTTCGATTGATTATCGCGGGGACGACCGGTCATCCATCGTGGACGGCTCGTTTACGCGCGTCATCGGCGGGCATCTAGTCAAGGTGCTCTCGTGGTACGACAACGAGTGGGGGTATAGCTGCCGCGTGCGCGACCTCATCAAGTTCATGGCTGAGAAGGGCATCTAA